A genome region from Variovorax paradoxus includes the following:
- a CDS encoding iron ABC transporter permease, with product MNFARYSGLRAAGPVWRCASFLIAIGVLAPVLTLAWLALGSGIRHWGPLFAHVLPQAALNTALLLAGVGALVLLIGTGCAWLVTAHDFPGRGTLHWALLLPMAMPTYIVAFAYLDLLHPIGPVQGAVRWMLGFDSPRQFRLPDLRSLPGAIFVLGFVLYPYVYMTARAMFMTQPAHLMEAARMLGENRRGAFFRVALPLARPALAVGLSLALLETLNDIGASEFLGVNTLTVAVYTTWITRSDLAGAAQIACAMLFVVVALVWLERNGRRHQRFGSAQRMRAVQPRRLRGAMGWAATVTASLPVLIGFVAPALYLVWESAKRLHQGGGVSQGLVASLGNTLALAAGVTVVTVAAGLVVAWAARSQGSRPNGARWQARVASLGYAVPGTVLAIGLLTPALAFDSALATAFGWQGLPLMGAGVVLVVACAIRFLAMPVGGIEAGLARIPPAIEQASRLLGETTAGTLRRVHLPLLHPALAAGALLVFVDAMKELPATLLLRPANFDTLATWLYAEAARGTYEEGAIAALAIVAAGLLPVVLLARNQFGTPSPDNT from the coding sequence TGCTCGCGCCGGTGCTCACGCTGGCATGGCTCGCGCTCGGTTCGGGCATCAGGCACTGGGGGCCACTCTTCGCGCATGTGCTCCCGCAGGCGGCGCTCAACACCGCCTTGCTGCTCGCGGGTGTCGGTGCGCTGGTGCTGCTGATCGGCACCGGATGCGCATGGCTTGTGACGGCGCATGACTTCCCCGGGCGCGGCACGCTGCATTGGGCGCTGCTGTTGCCGATGGCAATGCCGACCTACATCGTCGCCTTCGCCTACCTCGATCTGCTGCATCCGATCGGCCCCGTGCAGGGCGCGGTCCGCTGGATGCTGGGCTTCGACAGCCCGCGGCAGTTCCGTTTGCCCGACCTGCGCTCGCTGCCCGGCGCCATCTTCGTGCTGGGCTTCGTGCTCTATCCGTACGTGTACATGACGGCGCGCGCGATGTTCATGACGCAGCCCGCGCACCTGATGGAAGCCGCGCGCATGCTCGGCGAAAACCGGCGCGGTGCGTTCTTTCGTGTGGCGTTGCCGCTCGCACGGCCCGCACTGGCCGTGGGCCTGAGCCTTGCGCTGCTGGAAACGCTCAACGACATCGGCGCCTCCGAATTCCTCGGTGTGAACACATTGACGGTGGCCGTCTACACGACGTGGATCACCCGCTCCGATCTCGCAGGCGCCGCGCAGATCGCATGCGCGATGCTGTTCGTGGTGGTTGCGCTGGTCTGGCTCGAGCGCAACGGGCGCCGGCACCAGCGCTTCGGCTCGGCGCAGCGCATGCGCGCGGTGCAGCCCCGGCGCCTGCGTGGCGCCATGGGATGGGCCGCGACCGTGACGGCTTCGCTGCCGGTGCTGATCGGCTTCGTCGCGCCCGCGCTCTACCTGGTCTGGGAAAGCGCCAAGCGGCTGCACCAGGGCGGCGGCGTTTCGCAAGGCCTGGTCGCCAGCCTCGGCAACACGCTCGCGCTGGCCGCCGGCGTCACGGTGGTCACCGTGGCGGCGGGACTGGTGGTGGCCTGGGCTGCACGCAGCCAGGGCTCGCGACCGAACGGTGCGCGCTGGCAGGCCCGCGTCGCCTCGCTGGGCTACGCGGTGCCCGGCACCGTGCTGGCCATCGGGCTGCTCACGCCGGCGCTGGCATTCGACTCGGCACTGGCCACGGCCTTCGGCTGGCAGGGCCTGCCGCTGATGGGCGCGGGCGTGGTGCTGGTCGTGGCCTGCGCCATCCGCTTTCTCGCCATGCCGGTCGGCGGCATCGAGGCAGGGCTGGCGCGCATTCCACCAGCCATCGAGCAGGCCTCGCGCCTGCTCGGCGAGACCACCGCCGGCACGCTGCGACGCGTGCACCTGCCGCTGCTGCATCCTGCGCTGGCTGCGGGCGCGCTGCTGGTGTTCGTCGACGCCATGAAGGAGCTGCCGGCCACGCTGCTGCTGCGGCCCGCCAATTTCGACACCCTCGCCACCTGGCTCTACGCCGAGGCCGCGCGCGGCACCTACGAGGAAGGCGCGATTGCCGCGCTGGCCATCGTGGCGGCCGGGCTGCTGCCCGTGGTCCTGCTCGCGCGCAACCAGTTCGGCACACCATCGCCCGACAACACATGA
- a CDS encoding glutathione S-transferase family protein, whose translation MTQALTLVSHLLCPYVQRAAIALHEKGVPFERVVIDLANKPQWFLDVSPLGKVPLLKVQEPDGSEAVLFESNVICEYLEETQPGARLHPEDPLARAQHRAWMEFGSAILADLWGYETTQDAAVFEQKRLALTAKFERVEAALAASGDGPYFAGKSFSLVDAVFAPVFRYFEVFDTISDSHIFDDLPRVDAWRKALAARPSVRDAVVPEYPQHLMEFLKRHQAHLLTLAS comes from the coding sequence ATGACGCAAGCTCTCACCCTCGTCAGCCACCTGCTGTGCCCGTACGTGCAGCGCGCCGCCATCGCGCTGCATGAAAAAGGCGTGCCCTTCGAGCGCGTCGTCATCGACCTCGCCAACAAGCCCCAGTGGTTCCTCGACGTCTCGCCGCTCGGCAAGGTGCCACTGCTGAAGGTTCAAGAGCCGGACGGCAGCGAAGCCGTGCTGTTCGAGAGCAACGTGATCTGCGAGTACCTCGAAGAGACGCAGCCCGGTGCGCGCCTGCACCCCGAAGACCCGTTGGCCCGTGCGCAACACCGCGCCTGGATGGAGTTCGGCTCGGCCATCCTCGCCGACCTGTGGGGCTACGAGACCACGCAGGACGCGGCCGTGTTCGAGCAGAAGCGGCTTGCCCTGACGGCGAAGTTCGAGCGCGTCGAAGCCGCGCTCGCAGCCTCGGGCGACGGCCCCTACTTCGCGGGAAAGAGCTTCAGCCTCGTCGACGCCGTCTTCGCGCCGGTGTTCCGCTACTTCGAGGTGTTCGACACGATCAGCGACTCGCACATCTTCGACGACCTGCCCAGGGTCGACGCATGGCGCAAGGCACTGGCGGCCCGCCCGAGCGTGCGCGACGCGGTCGTGCCGGAGTACCCGCAGCACCTGATGGAATTCCTGAAGCGCCACCAGGCGCACCTGCTGACCCTGGCAAGTTGA
- a CDS encoding ABC transporter ATP-binding protein, translating into MSAPLHIETIRLAYDTPRGPHTVVDGFSLALDAGDIACLFGPSGCGKTTVLRAVAGFEPLRAGTVRLGDVLLSSTQVHLAPEQRRVGMMFQEYALFPHLSAAKNVAFGLRRLDRAAQRSRVAEMLALVGLVDAGERYPHELSGGQQQRIALARALAPSPALLLLDEPFSNLDGSTRERLTAEVRGILKQAGQTAILVTHNEAEGHAMADRIGAMHGGRITHWLDTAA; encoded by the coding sequence ATGAGTGCTCCCCTTCACATCGAGACGATCCGGCTGGCGTACGACACGCCGCGCGGTCCGCACACGGTCGTCGACGGCTTCTCGCTCGCGCTCGACGCAGGCGACATTGCCTGCCTGTTCGGCCCGTCGGGCTGCGGCAAGACCACGGTGCTGCGTGCCGTCGCGGGCTTCGAGCCATTGCGCGCCGGCACGGTGCGTCTCGGCGACGTGCTGCTTTCGTCCACGCAGGTGCATCTGGCGCCCGAGCAGCGGCGCGTGGGCATGATGTTCCAGGAGTACGCGCTGTTCCCCCACCTGTCCGCCGCGAAGAACGTGGCCTTCGGGCTGCGCCGCCTCGACCGCGCCGCGCAGCGATCTCGCGTGGCCGAGATGCTCGCGCTGGTCGGCCTGGTCGATGCGGGCGAGCGTTATCCGCACGAGCTGTCGGGTGGCCAGCAGCAGCGCATCGCGCTGGCCCGCGCGCTCGCACCCTCGCCCGCCCTTCTGCTGCTCGACGAGCCGTTCTCCAACCTCGACGGCAGCACGCGCGAACGCCTCACGGCGGAGGTGCGCGGCATCCTCAAGCAGGCCGGCCAGACCGCGATCCTCGTCACGCACAACGAGGCCGAGGGGCATGCCATGGCGGACCGCATAGGCGCGATGCACGGCGGACGGATCACGCACTGGCTCGATACCGCGGCATAG